DNA sequence from the Thunnus albacares chromosome 22, fThuAlb1.1, whole genome shotgun sequence genome:
TTAACAGGACGTGACTCATAAAAGAAACATCTTTTGCAACCTTGTGCAAACATACTGTCATCACAGTCAGTTACAAGAAGGAAGGCTATAGTGTAGATTGAATGCTTACGTGTACAGTTCATGACATTTCAGTGGAACCTTTATTGAGTTTATGTTTCTCATAAAAGCTTTTCTGTCCCCTTTCGTCACTGTATGGCCTTCCAGGTAAGACAGTATGTCAGTGTCAGTGGATTAATATCCATCTTAGATGACTGCATCTAACCAAACTGTGCAGAACAGATGGAAATAATAGAGCTCTTCAAAGATACACAAACAGTTGATATTTTGAATTGTAGTTAATATTGCAGATGGGGGATAAGTACAGACATGTGAGCTCCAAATGGAATTAAGGTTGAATAGcacataaaaaattaaaaaaatcacacctCCAATCCTGTAGAAACCAATCATGTCCAAAAGCAGTTTTAGTCCCTTTACCTGGCATCCTAACAGCAGGCTTTTGCGCATGTTGGCCACTCGGATCATGAGGCAGGGCCGCCCTTCGTGATTTGACACAACAGCATGTTGACTAAATTTTACCGTCTCGCCTCTCTTTTTTGGACGAGCAACCTGCAAAAGTAGAAAAGAAcaaggttaaaagaaaaaaggttttaaaaaaaaaaggtaaaaatgcaTGCAGTATACAACATTTCCTGGTACGACATATTGTAAACTCATCAAGTGCTTTTGATCTCCTCTTTCTCACTTATCTATTCTAAGATAAGTGTTCAGAATAGAAGAGCGGAGCGATGGGAGAAAGTACGGGTGCATATAGATAAAAGAAAGGTTTTTAGATGATGTGAAGAGAAAGCTGTTGAGATAAACATGCTTTTGATAGATAAGATGGGAGGGCGGTGAGAAGGATAATTTTTTATATGAAAGAAACATGTTCAGTGCACTGGCCCAACACTGTAGTCTATGTAAATTATTGCAATATAAAGCTACAGATTAAAAAATACTATACCTACATAAAATAAACCATaatcaaatgacaaaatatgtttagttttttattaATGGTAAAGGAGATTCTTCCTTTGACATTTCTTATTGATGCTTTCTTCAGTTTTATAGTTCATACTGAGTTCATACAGTAGTTTATACATCAAATGTATAAGACACATTGTTCATTGGTTAGATAATAATTTCTACCTTTGCAAGGAAGGTGCCGGTGATGAAGATCTCCATCACCATGGTGATGACCAGCTGAAAGATGAGTAGGACAATCGCGACAGGACACTCTTCAGTTATGCACCGGAAACCATAGCCTATTGTGGTCTGGGACtccagagagaagaggaaggctCCTGTCAGGGTCTTCACCTCCATTACACATGGCGTGTGGTTGGAGGGGGGGTCAAActctggaggaagaagagaagatcAGGGTTTGGTGTAAACAAATTatgcaagaacattttgttCCCTCTCTCAGTGTTCTGCCAGGGCTTTCTCATGCTCTTACTACAATGCAAAACTGTATTCCAATGTGTCTTTCTTTATCGTTTATACAAAAAAGTACTTGTGTGCTTCCATGTCTCTACTGCGAAAACGTGAGTTTTTGTGTTAATCACAGGCCATTGTTGTTTGAGGGGAAGAGAGGGGTGAGGACAAGCTGTGCATATGTTCTACTGGTTGCTATTAGAGGTTAATACAGTTAATAAGTGACACTTTTCATAGactttttaactattttttcaCTGTCTGTGCAATACAGATCTCTATCATCCTCCACCCATCCCTCCTTCCTACCCAGTAAGTCTCCATGCACCATTGCCACCAGGTACCAAAGCACTCCAAACAGGAACCAGGTCCCAGCAAAGGTGGCAGAGAACAGGAACAACTTGTAACGCCATTGCATGTCCAGAAAAGTCGTCCAGAGGTCACGGAGGTACAGCGCCCCTCGCCCGCTTACGTGCTCAATGCGTACATTGCTTCGTCCATCTTTGGAGAGGACACGGCGCCTCCTCCGGAGAGCGCTGACCCCTCCTGCTCCTGTTCCTCCACCTGCACCAGTACTTCCAGTCCCCGCTGTGGAGCCCAGCAGGGGTTTGGTGATGTCAGTCTGTGTCTGGGAGTGGCAGACTTTCTGAGGAGAGGAGCCTTCTGAGGAGGGGGGAGTGGCCGAGGTCATAGCTGACTCTACAGGAGgctggagacagaaagaggagtcATCAGGAGGTAAGGAGAGTAAGaaggaaaagacaaagacaggcaatatctggggaaaaaaagggcATTGGCAGTAAGATGATGTGAACAGCAGGTGAGACCAGCAGAAAAGGTGCAAGATgtgtgaaaaagaagaaaagtaagAACATTTGATGACCACATGaatgagaaaaatgacagaGCAGAACATTTAGGATTAGAGGGAGATGACGAgggccagagaagaagaagaagaaggggatTAGAAACGTGACACACCAAGCACATTTTCTAACTGGACAGTGTTGTGGCTGTCCACGGTGGTCCATTTAAGCCCCCTTCTCTTTTCACTGGAGGCAGCTGGCCTTGCCAAAATAAAAGCCCCCTTTCAGCATGAAGGCACAGCTGctctttcacattaaaagtgtgATGGTGCTGGCTCATTCACGTGTCGGTTATACAACACAGCTACTGAATCAAGATGAGGAAACACTAGTGTTACTTATTCCAAAcgaaagaaaacaagaaaagaagtCTTTAAACTTAAATCAAAGGTTCTGGGATCCCCTTCTGGTGTTAGATCACCCTAGTCCAATTTGCTGAAAGCTGTTTTtgcctgtttttatttgaataaagacctacatttagcattttttaagcACAAGTGAAAAGCAGACATGTAGTCCAATCATAAAGAGTAGCTTGTTTTAACTAAAGGGATAGTATATTTTAGTATAGTATAGTTTTAGCTTTGTTATTGTTTCAATAATAGAGGTAGTAAATAGCAGTTGAAAGCAATAATTAGCAtttctgtgcattttttttgtcagatctAGCTTCCAGGAAGTTATTAACCTCAGAGAACTATACCAAAAGAATTACTTACACTATATAGCTAAACTTAGTGTACTGAGGTGTTCACTGCATTTTGTGTACTTATGGTTTGTGGCTGTTTTCTATGGTTCGTTCCCTTAGTTCCAGTTAAGGTAACTCTTAATGCTACAGCATCaaatgatattttagacaacagtgtgcttccaactttgtggcaacagtttccTGTTTGCCTGTTGACAGCCAACACCTTTGTGATGAATTGGAACGCCAACTGAGAGCCGGGCCTTATCGCCCAACATCAGTGCCCAACCTCACTAATGATCTTGTAGCCGAATGGgaacaaatccctgcagccGGGTTCCAAAATCGTTTGGAGGCACTTACTGAAGAGCAATTTTAGCAGCTTGTTGATGCCCATGGGTGTAATGTTCGGGTGTTCATATACTCGGGAATGGGTCCCAATAGCTGGTTCCATTTTGGCGAAATACCC
Encoded proteins:
- the kcnj10a gene encoding ATP-sensitive inward rectifier potassium channel 10, translating into MTSATPPSSEGSSPQKVCHSQTQTDITKPLLGSTAGTGSTGAGGGTGAGGVSALRRRRRVLSKDGRSNVRIEHVSGRGALYLRDLWTTFLDMQWRYKLFLFSATFAGTWFLFGVLWYLVAMVHGDLLEFDPPSNHTPCVMEVKTLTGAFLFSLESQTTIGYGFRCITEECPVAIVLLIFQLVITMVMEIFITGTFLAKVARPKKRGETVKFSQHAVVSNHEGRPCLMIRVANMRKSLLLGCQVTGKLLQTSLTKEGETVRLDQRNVPFQVDTSSDSPFLIIPLTFYHIIDDNSPLRAWAAKGGDWTDPELSDFELLVIMSATVEPTSATCQVRTSYLPDEILWGYEFPPVVSLSPSGKYVADFAFFDKVAKTKTQPLFKQALPPSPPSQASRYHGSKEEGTDPEKMRLEESYRGEERGRERGRIRDSSPLSVRISNV